The window CACGCGGTTCGACGGCGGTCGCTTCGGCCATCACGAGGCCGGCGCCGCCGACGGCGCGCGTGCCGAGGTGGACGTTGTGCCACTCCGTCGCGAGGCCGTCGAGGCCGTCGCAGGAGTACTGGCACATCGGCGACAGCATCAGTCGGTTCGGAATCTCCGTCCCCCTGAGTTCGAGCGGCGTGAACAGATCCGTCATCGCGCCCCTCTATCCGCGCGCGTCCTAAAGCCGTGCCGTCAGCGGGTCGGCTTGCCGGAAACGGGTTTGCCGGCTCTATCGGACTCCACACCCCCCAGGACGAACACGGTTATTCGCCGCGCCTATAGTACCACAAAAGCACCCCTGTACGGTTTAGCTAATTTCAGGCGCTAAGCCCCCTGCCTCAAGGAGCCGCCGAAGACGGCGAGTAGGCAGGGGTAGTTCACATTGCCGACACAGAGGCGGTGTCCTGATGGCTGTCCAGGCAGTACGTGCGTGGCGGGGGCCGTCCCGCCAAAACAGCCAGGCTGCGAGGCTGCCCCGGTATACAGGGAGGGCTTACTGACCAGTATTAGACGGGGTTCCGCCCGCGGTACGTGGCTGGCCAGCCCCGGCCGCGCAGCTGGGAGCGAGCGACACCGGCCGCCGGACTCGACAGCCCCGGTGCGAACGCGCGGCGGTGTGTCTGTGCTCGCGTGAGACGACTACTCGTCGGGGGTGACTGTGTCGGAGAACGCGGTGTGTTCCTCGCGGGTGCCGACGCCGACGAGGATGTCGCCCTCGGTGAGTTCGAAGTCGGGGCCGGGGTTTGAGACTGTGTCGTCGCCGCGCTGTATCGCGATAATTGTGACGCCAGTTCCTTCCCGGATGCCCGCGCTCGAGAGCGTTTCGCCGGTGATCGGGGAGTCCGCGGTGACCTCGACCCACTCGATGATGGCGTCGCCGAGGGGGACGGTGAGTTCGTCCACGTCCACGGACTCGAAGTACGCGCCTTCGAGGATGGAGCCGAGCGTGTTCGCCTGTTCGCCTGAGAGATCCAGGATTTTCTCGCCGTCGGCGTCCGGGTTGTCTCGCCGGTAGAGTTCGCAGCGCCCGTCGTGATGGAGGACGACGACGACGCTGGCGTCGCCCGCGAGCGGGAGTTCGAAGCGGCGGCCGACGCCCGGAATGTCCGTCTCGTAAACCCTCATACGCGGGCGTTCGCCGGGCGACGGCAAAAATACCGGTGGCCTCCCCCTACGTGGTCGGGAGGTGGCGTTCGATGCTAGGGGCGAACTGGATGAGGGTGGTGCCGAGGATGCTCATGACGAGGACGTAGCCGACGGTGAACGCGTAGATAGTTTCGGCGGTCGCCGTGGGCAGAGTCGCGCCGGCGCCGGCGAGCGCTGTCGCGGCGATGATGAGTGAGAACTCGC is drawn from Salarchaeum sp. JOR-1 and contains these coding sequences:
- a CDS encoding cation:proton antiporter regulatory subunit, whose translation is MRVYETDIPGVGRRFELPLAGDASVVVVLHHDGRCELYRRDNPDADGEKILDLSGEQANTLGSILEGAYFESVDVDELTVPLGDAIIEWVEVTADSPITGETLSSAGIREGTGVTIIAIQRGDDTVSNPGPDFELTEGDILVGVGTREEHTAFSDTVTPDE